A single genomic interval of Terriglobus albidus harbors:
- a CDS encoding IscS subfamily cysteine desulfurase, with product MSTVAATVAAPKGVKLPIYMDNHATTPLDPRVLEAMMPYFTTVFGNAASRNHSFGWEAEQAVENAREQVAKLIGATAKEIIFTSGATESNNLAIKGIAEMYRERGNHIITQVTEHKATLDTCKKLEKQGYRVTYLPVKADGLIDLEDLKRAIDDKTILVSIMYANNEIGVVQPIEEIGKLCHEKGVLFHSDGVQAVGKIPVNVIKDNIDVLSLSGHKIYGPKGVGALYVRRRNPRVQISEQINGGGHERGMRSGTLNVPGIVGLGKACELAGQEMEEESKRLSSLRDHLRQKFESTLDYIHVNGNMEHHLPGNLNMSFVYVEGESLLMGINDIAVSSGSACTSATLEPSYVLKALGLGDDVAHSSIRFGLGRFNTIEEVDYVADKLIDVVQKLRELSPLYEMVKEGIDLSKIEWAAH from the coding sequence CCGCGCCGAAGGGTGTGAAGCTCCCCATCTACATGGACAATCACGCCACCACGCCGCTGGATCCGCGCGTGTTGGAGGCGATGATGCCCTACTTCACCACCGTCTTCGGAAACGCCGCCAGCCGCAATCACAGCTTCGGCTGGGAGGCAGAGCAGGCTGTAGAGAACGCCCGTGAGCAGGTCGCGAAGCTGATCGGCGCTACCGCCAAGGAGATCATCTTCACTTCGGGCGCGACTGAATCCAACAACCTCGCCATCAAGGGCATTGCCGAGATGTATCGCGAGCGCGGCAACCACATCATCACCCAGGTTACCGAGCACAAGGCCACTCTCGACACCTGTAAGAAGCTCGAGAAGCAGGGTTACCGCGTCACCTACCTGCCGGTGAAGGCTGACGGCCTCATCGACCTTGAAGACCTGAAGCGCGCCATCGACGACAAGACCATCCTTGTTTCGATCATGTACGCCAACAACGAGATCGGCGTCGTTCAGCCTATCGAAGAGATTGGCAAGCTCTGCCATGAGAAGGGCGTGCTCTTCCATAGTGACGGCGTGCAGGCCGTGGGCAAGATCCCGGTCAACGTCATCAAGGACAACATCGACGTCCTATCGCTCTCCGGCCACAAGATCTACGGACCCAAGGGCGTAGGCGCACTGTACGTTCGCCGCCGCAACCCGCGTGTGCAGATTTCGGAACAGATCAATGGCGGCGGTCATGAGCGCGGTATGCGTTCGGGCACACTGAACGTTCCCGGCATCGTCGGTCTGGGTAAGGCCTGCGAACTCGCCGGCCAGGAGATGGAAGAAGAGTCCAAGCGCCTCTCTTCCCTGCGCGATCACCTCCGCCAGAAGTTCGAGTCCACGCTCGACTACATTCACGTCAACGGCAATATGGAGCACCACCTGCCTGGCAACCTGAACATGAGCTTCGTGTACGTGGAAGGTGAGAGCCTGCTGATGGGTATCAACGACATCGCTGTGTCCTCCGGTTCGGCCTGCACCTCGGCTACCCTGGAACCCAGCTATGTGCTCAAGGCTCTCGGCCTGGGCGACGACGTTGCGCACAGCTCCATCCGCTTCGGCCTCGGCCGCTTCAACACGATCGAAGAAGTAGACTACGTTGCCGACAAGCTGATCGACGTAGTGCAGAAGTTGCGCGAACTCAGCCCGCTTTACGAGATGGTGAAGGAAGGCATCGACCTCAGCAAGATCGAGTGGGCGGCTCACTAA
- the iscU gene encoding Fe-S cluster assembly scaffold IscU codes for MAYSDKVVDHYNNPRNVGTLDKASEDVGTGLVGAPECGDVMRLQIKVNPETQVIEDAKFKTFGCGSAIASSSLATEWVKGKTIDEALSISNTDIVKELALPPVKIHCSVLAEDAIRAAIGDWKKKNSVETAAAVPAAAAH; via the coding sequence ATGGCATATAGCGATAAGGTCGTAGACCACTACAACAACCCCCGCAACGTCGGCACCCTGGATAAGGCATCCGAGGATGTTGGCACGGGCCTGGTCGGCGCACCGGAGTGCGGCGACGTGATGCGCCTGCAGATCAAGGTCAACCCCGAGACACAGGTCATCGAAGACGCCAAGTTCAAGACCTTCGGCTGTGGCTCGGCCATCGCTTCTTCCTCGCTCGCTACCGAGTGGGTGAAGGGCAAGACCATCGACGAGGCTCTCTCCATCTCGAACACCGACATCGTGAAGGAACTCGCGCTTCCTCCGGTCAAGATCCACTGCTCGGTTCTGGCGGAAGACGCCATCCGCGCCGCGATCGGCGACTGGAAGAAGAAGAACAGCGTTGAGACCGCGGCTGCTGTTCCGGCCGCCGCCGCTCACTAA
- a CDS encoding alpha/beta fold hydrolase, producing the protein MTRRDLLRSSAFVAAGACSPIMAIAENQRLDVNWYTRSRRFAELSFGRIAYVEHGRGPAALFIHGYPLNGYQWRGALERLHGVRRCIAPDLMGLGYSEPHAGQAITPQTQAEMLAALLDHLKVESVDLVANDSGGITAQIFIALYPHRVRSLLMTNCDVDTNNPPPQFAPFIELAKRGTLVDRFIVSQLQNKDLARSQKGMGQAFSYPEKLTDETIEYYLSAIASTAERREQFHAYTIALGENILVPVREQLHSWNGHARMVWGLKDAFFPVEWADWLNTTLPGARGVKRVPDANLFFPEEMPDLIAGQAKMLWDIGPKTTA; encoded by the coding sequence ATGACTCGCAGAGACCTTCTTCGCTCCTCCGCTTTTGTTGCAGCCGGCGCATGTTCGCCGATCATGGCGATCGCTGAGAACCAGCGGCTCGATGTGAACTGGTACACCCGCTCCCGCAGGTTTGCAGAACTGAGCTTTGGCCGCATCGCATATGTCGAACATGGCCGGGGTCCTGCGGCACTTTTTATTCATGGCTATCCGCTCAACGGCTATCAATGGCGCGGTGCGCTTGAACGGCTGCACGGCGTACGCCGCTGTATCGCGCCCGATCTGATGGGGCTCGGCTACTCTGAACCCCATGCAGGACAGGCGATCACTCCGCAGACACAGGCGGAGATGCTGGCGGCGTTGCTCGATCACCTGAAGGTCGAGAGTGTCGATCTGGTCGCTAACGACAGCGGTGGCATTACAGCGCAGATCTTCATTGCCCTGTATCCGCATCGCGTACGTTCGCTGCTGATGACCAACTGTGATGTAGACACGAACAATCCACCGCCGCAGTTCGCACCCTTCATCGAGTTGGCGAAGAGAGGGACGCTGGTAGATCGTTTCATTGTGTCGCAGTTGCAGAACAAAGATCTGGCGCGTTCGCAGAAGGGAATGGGACAAGCCTTCAGCTATCCGGAAAAGCTGACGGACGAGACGATCGAGTACTATCTCAGCGCCATTGCTTCCACAGCGGAGCGGCGGGAACAGTTTCATGCCTATACCATTGCGCTTGGAGAGAACATCCTGGTTCCAGTGCGAGAGCAGCTGCACTCATGGAACGGACATGCGCGTATGGTCTGGGGACTGAAGGATGCGTTCTTTCCGGTGGAGTGGGCCGATTGGCTGAATACCACGCTGCCCGGGGCTCGCGGCGTGAAGCGCGTGCCGGATGCGAATCTCTTTTTCCCGGAGGAGATGCCGGATCTGATTGCGGGTCAGGCGAAGATGCTGTGGGATATTGGGCCGAAGACTACGGCATGA
- a CDS encoding helix-turn-helix domain-containing protein, whose product MPQEEPKPLILSQGASKQGVVFQLRRDPPGTLEMPGLENALIAIHVGPAARVACRREGRWFSGTAVHGDIDIIPAHVPAIWQMHDENDMALLLSMPGKLLRSVAESSGLNPDKLELLNRYQARDTELETLAWAIKREIENGFPSGTLYMDGLSLAVASRLVTRHSSLTVRETRARQSLSGHRLKQLLSFIEENIAEDLSLGQLAETAGMSQSHLKSVFREATGTPVHQYVVQRRVDHAKRLMRHGGLTMAEIAQAAGFAHQSHMARHLRRAEGAAPMELRRRMTELTAAD is encoded by the coding sequence ATGCCGCAGGAAGAGCCAAAACCGCTGATTCTGTCCCAGGGAGCCTCGAAACAGGGCGTCGTCTTCCAGCTTCGGCGCGATCCTCCGGGAACGCTGGAGATGCCGGGCCTGGAAAATGCCCTGATTGCCATCCACGTAGGACCGGCGGCCCGAGTCGCCTGCCGCCGCGAGGGGCGATGGTTCTCGGGAACGGCCGTGCACGGTGACATCGACATCATTCCGGCGCACGTGCCGGCAATCTGGCAGATGCACGATGAAAACGACATGGCGCTCTTGCTCAGCATGCCGGGAAAGCTTCTTCGTTCTGTGGCTGAGAGCAGCGGTCTGAATCCGGACAAACTGGAGCTGCTCAACCGCTATCAGGCGCGTGACACGGAACTGGAAACCTTGGCCTGGGCGATCAAGCGCGAGATTGAGAACGGCTTTCCTTCCGGAACGCTCTACATGGATGGACTGTCTCTGGCAGTTGCATCGCGCCTGGTGACGCGGCACAGCTCGCTGACGGTGCGTGAAACCCGCGCCAGGCAGTCGCTGAGTGGGCACAGATTAAAACAGCTTCTCAGCTTCATTGAAGAGAACATCGCCGAAGATCTCTCACTTGGCCAGTTGGCGGAGACAGCGGGCATGAGCCAGTCACACCTGAAGTCTGTCTTTCGCGAGGCAACGGGAACGCCGGTGCATCAGTATGTCGTCCAGCGGCGTGTGGACCACGCCAAACGGCTGATGCGGCATGGTGGCTTGACGATGGCCGAGATCGCCCAGGCCGCTGGGTTTGCGCATCAGAGTCACATGGCTCGTCATCTTCGACGCGCCGAAGGGGCAGCGCCGATGGAGTTACGGCGCAGGATGACGGAGCTGACGGCGGCGGATTAG
- a CDS encoding HesB/IscA family protein, translating to MSTVSISSTTSNAMSAPAPEEQKLSSPLATAVAAPELNAKATGISVTEKAIRRVRAAMHKEGISGTDGGLRLGVTGGGCSGLSYSIRFDTKPRERDRVWEFEQDSERVRIFVDPKSFIYLNGMILDFEETLMRQGFNFINPNSQKSCGCGSSFTA from the coding sequence ATGTCCACTGTCTCCATCAGCTCGACCACCAGCAACGCCATGAGCGCCCCGGCGCCCGAGGAGCAGAAGCTCTCCTCGCCGCTGGCGACGGCGGTGGCGGCGCCCGAATTGAACGCGAAGGCTACCGGCATCTCCGTGACCGAAAAGGCGATTCGCCGCGTCCGTGCCGCCATGCACAAGGAAGGCATCTCCGGCACCGACGGAGGTCTGCGGCTGGGCGTTACCGGCGGCGGCTGCTCCGGCCTGAGCTACTCCATCCGCTTCGACACCAAGCCGCGGGAACGCGACCGCGTGTGGGAGTTCGAGCAGGACAGTGAGCGGGTCCGTATCTTCGTCGACCCTAAAAGCTTTATCTACCTGAACGGCATGATCCTCGACTTCGAAGAAACTCTCATGCGCCAGGGCTTCAACTTCATCAATCCCAACTCGCAAAAGTCCTGCGGTTGCGGATCGTCGTTTACCGCATGA
- the hscB gene encoding Fe-S protein assembly co-chaperone HscB codes for MRIVVYRMTDYFAFFSLPRHLHIDTAALEKQFYTLSRKLHPDRFAAKPPAEQEEALRQSSLLNDAYRTLKESIGRTEYLLTLEGVQLEEQSRAATDAARAAGTEKKQVAPPELLEEAFELNMQLEEMKMNKQMGDDDPQLRKDLEVAKANFEGMLATAQVELESLWSAWDAAVDTGDDTAKTKARDGMVALLNRRSYIRNLVRDVNAALE; via the coding sequence TTGCGGATCGTCGTTTACCGCATGACCGACTACTTCGCGTTTTTCTCCCTTCCGCGTCACCTTCACATCGATACGGCAGCTCTGGAGAAGCAGTTCTATACCCTGAGCCGCAAACTGCACCCGGACCGCTTCGCGGCAAAGCCTCCTGCGGAACAGGAAGAGGCCCTGCGCCAGTCCTCGTTGTTGAACGATGCCTATCGCACATTGAAGGAATCCATCGGCCGCACGGAATATCTGCTGACGCTGGAAGGAGTGCAGCTCGAAGAACAGTCACGCGCCGCAACCGATGCGGCAAGAGCGGCGGGTACCGAGAAGAAACAGGTAGCCCCGCCGGAGCTTCTCGAAGAAGCCTTCGAGCTCAACATGCAGCTCGAAGAGATGAAGATGAACAAGCAGATGGGTGACGACGATCCCCAACTGCGTAAAGACCTCGAAGTTGCAAAAGCAAACTTCGAAGGCATGCTCGCCACCGCGCAGGTCGAGCTCGAATCGTTATGGTCCGCGTGGGATGCAGCGGTCGATACCGGTGACGATACCGCGAAGACCAAAGCACGCGACGGCATGGTGGCACTGCTCAACCGCCGCAGCTACATCCGCAACCTGGTGCGCGACGTCAACGCAGCCCTGGAATAA
- a CDS encoding VOC family protein, translating to MKTPAANVPSTVIPGMRYRDCVAAIEWLCTALGFEKNAVYMNADGVRVDHAQLTFGNGMIMLGSAQNETPYTPYAATPQEIGGRETRSVALVVSDCDAVYALAKAAGAEMVFDLEEKFYGGKGFTCRDPEGYLWHVGTYNPWVKM from the coding sequence ATGAAAACTCCGGCAGCGAATGTTCCCTCAACTGTGATTCCCGGCATGCGGTATCGCGACTGCGTGGCCGCAATCGAATGGCTTTGTACCGCACTCGGCTTTGAAAAGAATGCGGTGTATATGAACGCCGACGGTGTGCGTGTCGACCACGCGCAGCTGACCTTCGGTAACGGCATGATCATGCTTGGATCAGCGCAGAATGAAACTCCCTACACCCCTTATGCCGCGACTCCGCAGGAGATTGGCGGACGCGAGACACGAAGTGTAGCGCTGGTCGTTAGCGATTGCGATGCGGTATATGCGCTGGCTAAGGCGGCAGGAGCAGAGATGGTCTTCGATCTCGAAGAAAAGTTCTATGGTGGTAAGGGATTCACCTGCCGCGATCCCGAGGGATATCTATGGCATGTGGGGACGTATAACCCGTGGGTAAAGATGTGA
- a CDS encoding helix-turn-helix domain-containing protein yields the protein MIYLEYKPKAPLAGWVKALWYVRTPGIVSTLQRVLPNGDTQIVINLAHAHCHGVLRSGERFLQAPSLLVGLQHGYQTIDLADTEEMVGVVFAPGGQRRFFAEPATELCGEETDLESLLGKDAATLRERLMDVSDPELKFAVLESFLCGRLGAAPLHPAVRSMLLEIRRHATACSLADASKATGLTDRRVRDLFREEIGVSPKSFLRILRFQRAVQQLHQGTELPWAELALECGYYDQSHFANEFYEFSGISPTAYSRVERPWANHLVL from the coding sequence GTGATCTATCTCGAATACAAGCCGAAGGCCCCTCTCGCGGGATGGGTGAAGGCGCTTTGGTACGTCCGCACACCCGGCATTGTGAGCACCTTGCAGCGCGTTCTGCCGAATGGTGACACGCAGATCGTCATCAACCTGGCGCACGCGCATTGTCATGGGGTTCTTCGTTCCGGAGAGCGATTCCTGCAGGCCCCATCGCTTTTGGTTGGGCTGCAGCATGGGTACCAGACCATCGACCTGGCAGACACCGAAGAGATGGTCGGTGTGGTCTTTGCTCCAGGCGGGCAGCGGCGTTTCTTCGCGGAACCGGCGACGGAGCTCTGCGGCGAAGAGACAGACCTGGAATCCCTGCTCGGTAAGGATGCCGCAACGCTCCGCGAGCGCCTGATGGACGTCTCTGATCCGGAGTTGAAGTTTGCCGTGCTCGAATCGTTCTTGTGCGGCAGGCTCGGAGCCGCACCCCTGCACCCGGCGGTACGTTCCATGTTGCTGGAGATCCGGCGCCATGCGACGGCGTGCTCGCTGGCGGATGCGAGTAAGGCGACGGGCCTCACCGATCGCAGGGTGCGCGACCTGTTTCGCGAGGAGATTGGTGTGTCTCCGAAATCGTTTCTGCGGATCCTGCGGTTTCAGCGTGCGGTACAGCAATTACATCAGGGGACAGAGCTGCCGTGGGCAGAGTTGGCGCTGGAGTGCGGGTATTACGATCAGTCGCACTTCGCGAATGAGTTTTATGAGTTCTCGGGCATCAGTCCGACGGCCTATTCCCGTGTGGAACGACCGTGGGCAAATCATCTTGTGTTGTAA
- the hscA gene encoding Fe-S protein assembly chaperone HscA, which produces MADLLQIESIQPAGRVVGIDLGTTNSLVAFMEGEKPVVIPGEDGLNLVPSVVALTGEGAVVGNPARTTLLSHPGSAVYSAKRLMGRGLEDIQEELKLFPFHISSGAGEVLRLKVGNREMTPPEISALVLGQLKRNAERFFGQAVTKAVITVPAYFNDAQRQATKDAGRIAGLEVLRLVNEPTAAALAYGLDRAKEGIVAVYDLGGGTFDVSILKLHEGIFEVISTNGDTHLGGDDIDHLLLAIALDEIANEMDPALAANPQTVQAVRKAVIDAKIALSSEQETRIDAALPGGRKYQRTITRDQFESLVVDVIARTAGPVKQALKDAALQLDQINEVVLVGGSTRIPAVRALVDTLFGLSARGKKAHTELNPDEVVALGAAVQADILAGGSAATEDLLLLDVTPLSLGIEALGGVVAKIIQRNSTIPASATEHFTTGVDGQTNVAIHVVQGERELAKDCRSLARFDLKGIPPMTAGMPRIEVKFLIDANGILHVSAREQRSGKEAEIEVKPTYGLTDEQVEEMILSSFDHAETDLAERQLIEAKNEAATITDAVEKGKKHPAWQQLTADELAAIKIAEVELEASLKGGDYKIIRTAIDNLDKATRRFAELMMDSAVAGALTGQTMAAAGEKMGEGPTAPHPFAPAHISESKPEEKKD; this is translated from the coding sequence ATGGCAGATCTTTTACAGATTGAGAGCATTCAGCCCGCAGGCCGCGTGGTCGGCATCGACCTCGGCACAACAAACTCCCTCGTCGCCTTTATGGAAGGCGAGAAGCCGGTGGTCATTCCGGGCGAAGATGGATTGAACCTTGTCCCTTCGGTGGTCGCGTTGACCGGCGAAGGCGCGGTCGTGGGCAATCCGGCGCGCACCACCTTGCTGAGCCATCCGGGCAGCGCCGTTTACTCCGCCAAGCGCCTGATGGGACGCGGTCTGGAAGATATTCAGGAGGAGCTGAAGCTCTTCCCCTTCCACATCTCCTCCGGTGCCGGCGAGGTATTGCGCCTGAAGGTCGGTAACCGCGAGATGACGCCGCCGGAGATTTCCGCTCTAGTTCTCGGCCAGTTGAAGAGGAATGCCGAGCGTTTCTTTGGCCAGGCGGTCACCAAAGCGGTCATCACTGTTCCCGCGTACTTCAACGACGCGCAGCGCCAGGCTACCAAGGATGCTGGCCGCATCGCCGGCCTTGAGGTGCTGCGTCTGGTCAATGAGCCCACGGCAGCCGCTCTGGCCTATGGCCTCGACCGCGCGAAGGAAGGTATTGTCGCCGTCTACGACCTCGGCGGCGGAACCTTCGACGTCTCCATTCTCAAGCTGCATGAAGGCATCTTCGAGGTCATCTCCACCAACGGAGACACGCACCTCGGCGGCGACGATATCGACCACCTGCTGCTGGCCATCGCGCTCGATGAGATTGCCAACGAGATGGACCCCGCGCTCGCCGCCAATCCGCAGACCGTGCAGGCGGTACGCAAAGCCGTCATCGACGCCAAGATCGCGCTCTCCTCGGAACAGGAGACGCGGATTGATGCCGCACTGCCTGGCGGCCGCAAATACCAGCGCACGATTACACGCGACCAATTTGAAAGCCTGGTCGTCGATGTCATCGCGCGCACCGCCGGTCCGGTGAAGCAGGCTTTGAAAGACGCCGCTCTGCAACTGGATCAGATTAACGAGGTCGTCCTCGTCGGTGGCTCTACACGTATTCCGGCAGTACGCGCTCTCGTAGACACGCTCTTCGGTTTGAGTGCTCGCGGAAAGAAGGCGCACACCGAGCTCAATCCTGATGAGGTCGTGGCTCTCGGCGCAGCTGTGCAGGCTGACATTCTCGCCGGCGGCTCAGCCGCAACCGAAGACTTGCTGTTGCTTGACGTCACCCCACTCTCGCTCGGCATTGAAGCGCTGGGCGGTGTCGTCGCTAAGATCATTCAGCGCAACTCCACTATTCCTGCAAGTGCGACCGAGCACTTCACGACCGGCGTCGACGGGCAGACCAACGTCGCCATCCACGTGGTGCAGGGCGAACGCGAGCTGGCGAAGGACTGCCGCTCCCTGGCGCGTTTCGACCTCAAGGGAATTCCTCCCATGACCGCCGGCATGCCGCGCATCGAGGTGAAGTTCCTGATCGACGCCAACGGCATTCTGCACGTCAGCGCCCGCGAGCAGCGCAGCGGCAAAGAGGCGGAGATCGAGGTCAAGCCGACCTACGGCCTCACCGACGAACAGGTGGAGGAGATGATTCTCTCCAGCTTCGACCATGCCGAAACCGACCTGGCTGAACGCCAGTTGATCGAGGCGAAGAACGAGGCAGCCACAATCACGGATGCGGTTGAAAAGGGTAAGAAGCATCCCGCCTGGCAGCAGCTGACTGCCGATGAGCTCGCCGCCATCAAGATCGCTGAGGTCGAACTCGAAGCCTCGCTCAAGGGCGGTGATTACAAGATCATTCGCACGGCGATCGATAACCTGGATAAAGCCACCCGGCGTTTCGCGGAACTGATGATGGACTCCGCTGTCGCCGGAGCGCTCACCGGACAGACCATGGCTGCCGCGGGTGAGAAAATGGGAGAGGGGCCAACGGCGCCGCACCCTTTCGCACCTGCACACATCAGCGAGTCGAAGCCCGAAGAAAAGAAGGACTAA
- a CDS encoding 2Fe-2S iron-sulfur cluster-binding protein, whose protein sequence is MSDTTNLPEVDLSKPPAADMVRVTFLPEGKTVEFKFGTMPYDHHGKPMSFLDVAENYHIFLDHACGGSCACTTCHVYVKEGAEGLSEPEDDELDRIDQAAGPQLNSRLGCQAIITKPGSYTVEIPSWNRNYVSEGKPLALASDKRD, encoded by the coding sequence ATGTCAGATACCACAAATCTTCCCGAGGTTGACCTCAGCAAACCTCCCGCTGCTGACATGGTGCGTGTGACCTTTTTGCCTGAGGGCAAGACGGTGGAGTTCAAGTTTGGCACCATGCCCTACGATCACCATGGCAAGCCGATGAGCTTTCTGGATGTGGCGGAGAACTATCACATCTTTCTGGACCACGCCTGCGGAGGCTCCTGCGCTTGCACCACCTGCCATGTCTATGTGAAGGAAGGAGCGGAGGGTCTCTCTGAACCTGAAGATGATGAACTGGACCGCATCGACCAGGCTGCAGGACCTCAGCTGAACTCCCGGCTGGGCTGTCAGGCCATCATTACGAAGCCTGGAAGTTATACGGTGGAGATCCCAAGCTGGAATCGCAACTACGTCAGCGAAGGCAAACCGCTGGCGCTGGCGAGCGACAAACGTGACTAA
- a CDS encoding hybrid sensor histidine kinase/response regulator, protein MVRALPGVLLLFDRNGLILAASGGAEGFFDYSADELIGKEIETLLPEFRRRGHAEAAKSHAEFTAVSRHGTAIPVEVRLGILDGASGDPFLASITDLSARRDLEISLKHSRLEMERLRDMLAEKSVKLGHSEENLRNNREKFRYLFERNPLPMWLYSQETLRFLEVNEAALIRYGYTRDEFLSMTIQDIRPEGEMERLRKNLGSVDRDSYQRSRNWRHRTKEGKLIEVDIFSHAVTYEGTPARMVVALDVTERNTTEAQLRRSQKMDAIGQLTGGIAHDFNNLLMIILGNLEGIADEAADNYRIREMVDDALSSVARGAGLTRRMLAYARQQSLEARIVDLRLQVSEMADLLARSLGEEIRVEQGLPDDLWKTRVDPSQLESAILNLVVNARDAMPHGGTIIISGRNHTMDATEALTHELPAGDYVVLDVKDTGTGISREDLEHVLEPFFTTKPVNKGTGLGLSMVYGFAKQSGGQLGITSELGSGTVVSLYLPRVHEQTETTAAEPPASAPIHSGPRKTVLLVEDDTSIRKMLERLLNHMGYEAFAAEDGPSAMALYERLGEIDMLISDVVLPNGMSGVEIGAQITARQPDIPVIYMSGYTRNELNQSALKDEKVFLLQKPFRRDDLTRAIQLVTSSATKQG, encoded by the coding sequence ATGGTCAGGGCGCTACCTGGTGTGCTCCTGTTATTTGACCGGAATGGTCTGATCCTCGCAGCCAGCGGTGGGGCAGAGGGATTTTTTGACTATTCGGCCGATGAGCTGATCGGCAAAGAGATCGAAACGCTTCTTCCCGAGTTCCGCAGACGCGGGCACGCTGAAGCCGCAAAGAGCCATGCGGAGTTCACTGCCGTGTCCAGACACGGAACGGCGATTCCGGTAGAGGTGCGGCTGGGAATTCTGGACGGCGCTTCCGGTGATCCGTTCCTGGCCTCCATTACGGATCTCTCCGCGCGTAGAGATCTGGAGATCTCCTTGAAGCACAGCCGGCTCGAGATGGAGCGGCTGCGGGATATGCTGGCGGAAAAATCCGTCAAGCTGGGCCACTCTGAAGAGAACCTTCGCAACAACCGCGAAAAATTCCGCTACCTCTTCGAACGCAATCCGCTGCCGATGTGGCTCTACTCCCAGGAGACGCTGCGCTTTCTGGAGGTGAACGAGGCAGCGCTGATCCGCTACGGCTACACCCGCGACGAGTTCCTGTCGATGACGATCCAGGACATCCGCCCTGAAGGAGAGATGGAACGGTTACGGAAGAACCTTGGATCTGTTGACCGTGACAGCTACCAGCGAAGCAGGAACTGGCGGCACCGGACGAAGGAAGGCAAGCTGATCGAGGTCGATATCTTCAGCCATGCGGTGACTTACGAGGGGACACCCGCACGCATGGTCGTCGCGCTGGATGTAACGGAACGCAATACGACCGAAGCGCAGTTGCGGCGATCGCAGAAGATGGACGCCATCGGCCAACTGACCGGCGGCATCGCCCATGACTTCAACAACCTGTTGATGATCATCCTGGGGAACCTGGAAGGCATCGCCGACGAGGCTGCGGACAATTACCGTATTCGGGAGATGGTGGACGACGCACTTTCTTCCGTCGCCCGGGGAGCCGGCTTGACGCGGCGCATGCTTGCCTATGCCCGGCAACAGTCTCTTGAAGCAAGAATCGTCGATCTTCGCTTACAGGTAAGCGAGATGGCCGATCTGCTGGCGCGTAGCCTGGGTGAAGAGATCCGGGTAGAACAGGGATTGCCCGACGATCTATGGAAGACGCGCGTCGATCCGAGCCAGTTGGAAAGCGCCATCCTGAATCTGGTCGTCAATGCGCGCGATGCGATGCCCCACGGTGGAACGATCATCATCTCCGGTAGAAATCACACGATGGACGCAACAGAGGCACTCACGCATGAGCTGCCCGCCGGCGACTACGTTGTGCTGGATGTAAAGGACACAGGTACAGGTATCTCGCGCGAAGATCTGGAACATGTTCTGGAACCGTTCTTCACCACTAAACCGGTGAACAAGGGCACAGGCCTGGGCCTCAGCATGGTCTATGGGTTCGCAAAGCAGTCAGGCGGCCAACTGGGCATTACCAGCGAGCTGGGCAGTGGAACTGTCGTCAGTCTCTATCTGCCGCGTGTCCACGAACAAACAGAGACGACTGCCGCGGAACCGCCTGCCTCAGCACCAATTCACTCAGGCCCCAGAAAGACAGTTCTCCTGGTGGAAGACGACACGTCGATTCGCAAGATGCTCGAACGCCTGCTGAACCATATGGGCTATGAAGCATTTGCCGCAGAGGATGGGCCGAGCGCCATGGCTCTCTACGAACGGCTTGGTGAGATCGACATGCTTATCTCCGACGTCGTGCTTCCGAACGGAATGAGCGGCGTCGAAATCGGCGCGCAGATCACGGCAAGACAACCAGACATCCCGGTGATCTACATGTCCGGATATACGCGCAACGAATTGAATCAGAGCGCGCTGAAAGACGAGAAGGTCTTCCTGCTGCAGAAGCCGTTCCGCCGCGATGATCTGACGCGCGCCATTCAGCTTGTTACCAGCAGCGCAACAAAACAGGGCTGA